Proteins co-encoded in one Gossypium arboreum isolate Shixiya-1 chromosome 11, ASM2569848v2, whole genome shotgun sequence genomic window:
- the LOC108463151 gene encoding uncharacterized protein LOC108463151, whose product MGCSEIICEDDGKWEAEEDEALSLCDLPVNLTKEEERTQTKNEEDGEEPQALKTDEDFNFGSLCGSLSTELEMCAADEVFFQGQILPVRLSVSSDSGLTGWCRQDSLNTSRCLSRSESMDHGSLSRFTGASSSSSSSCNSITVTPRTFSSISKPMKIRNNFNTHPSPKPHIRSSRTRPINVSSRTQKSSSMWDFFRLGLVRAPELELKDLKVRSNNNNNGNKNSVSRNSSCNSSNSSSSTKNSSSSKIVNKSGEVVKNPQDSNKGSLGKRIGSFSGCKCSVDAIETVPLNNVIITKSSKDNAAMEDKKKLLQELKTKKKRKGKQALSRNRTFEWLTELSHASYVDGALKKHS is encoded by the coding sequence ATGGGATGTTCTGAGATTATCTGTGAGGATGATGGGAAATGGGAAGCTGAGGAAGATGAAGCATTGTCATTGTGTGATCTGCCGGTCAATTTGACTAAAGAAGAGGAGCGAACCCAGACAAAGAACGAGGAAGATGGCGAGGAACCCCAAGCACTTAAAACAGATGAAGATTTCAACTTTGGTTCATTGTGTGGCTCTCTTTCAACCGAACTAGAAATGTGTGCTGCTGATGAAGTGTTCTTTCAAGGCCAAATTCTACCCGTGCGCCTCTCAGTTAGTTCAGATAGTGGGCTCACAGGGTGGTGCCGTCAAGATAGCCTCAACACTAGCCGGTGCTTGTCGAGGTCAGAGTCCATGGACCATGGTTCATTGAGTAGGTTCACAGGTGCCagtagcagcagcagcagcagctgtAATTCCATCACAGTTACACCAAGAACATTCAGTTCCATTTCAAAGCCAATGAAAATCAGAAACAACTTCAACACACATCCAAGTCCCAAACCCCATATAAGATCGTCCAGAACTCGGCCCATCAATGTCAGCAGCCGAACCCAGAAATCATCATCGATGTGGGATTTTTTCAGGTTAGGCTTAGTTCGAGCACCAGAGCTCGAATTAAAAGACTTGAAAGTCCGtagcaacaacaacaacaatggcAACAAAAATTCTGTGAGTAGAAACAGCAGTTGTAATAGCAGTAACAGCAGTTCAAGCACCAAGAACAGCAGCAGCAGCAAGATTGTTAACAAAAGTGGTGAAGTAGTGAAAAATCCGCAGGATTCGAACAAAGGGTCCCTGGGAAAGAGAATAGGGTCATTCAGTGGATGTAAATGTTCAGTAGATGCAATTGAAACAGTTCCATTGAACAACGTAATTATAACCAAAAGTAGCAAGGACAATGCCGCCATGGAAGACAAGAAAAAGCTGCTGCAAGAATTGAAGacaaagaagaaaaggaaaggaaagcaAGCTTTGTCACGTAATAGAACGTTTGAATGGTTAACAGAGCTTTCACATGCAAGCTATGTTGATGGAGCCTTAAAGAAACACTCATGA